Sequence from the Kineosporia succinea genome:
GGCCCCCGGGCTGACCACGGGCGACCTGGACCGGATCGCGAACGAGCTGATCACCGGGCGGGGTGCCACCCCGTCGTTCCTGAACTACGGCCGCCCGCCCTACCCGGCCACGCTCTGCGTGTCGGTGAACGACGAGGTCGTGCACGGCATCCCCGGCGCCAGGGTGCTCCGCGCGGGTGACGTGATCAGCGTCGACTGCGGCGCGATCCTCGAGGGCTGGCACGGCGACTCGGCGTTCACCGCCGTGGTGCCGGGCCCCTCGGAGAAGAGCGACGAGCAGACCAAGGCCGATCAGGACCTGATCGACACCACCGAGGAGTCGATGTGGCGCGGCATCGCGGCGATCGCCGCGGGGGAGCGCCTGAACGCGGTCGGCATCGCCGTCGAGGACTTCGTCGGTGACCGGTTCGGTCTGGTCGAGGACTACGGCGGCCACGGCATCGGCACCGAGATGCACCAGGAACCGCACGTGCTGAACTACCGCACGCGCGACCGGGGCCCGAAGCTGAAGCCCGGCATCTGCCTGGCGATCGAGCCGATGCTCACCGCCGGCGACCCGGAGACCAAGGTCCTGGCCGACGACTGGACCGTCGCTACGATCGACGGTGGCAACGCCGCGCACTGGGAACACTCGGTGGCTCTGCTCGACGACGGCCTCTGGGTGCTGACCGCCCGCGACGGTGGCGTCGCGAAGCTGGCCGAACTTGGTGCGAAGGTGTCACAACGAGCCCTGTAAGCGGCTCGATTTCGTCGTCCGGCGTGGTATCACGTAGACTTCTGCGTCGGCTCATGTGCTGAACTGATTCGTCACCCAGGTAACCGCCGGTGACGACACGAGACAGCCTCTGGACGTCAGTCTGAGCCGTCTGGTGAAAACGCCTGATCGTGTCCGTCTGCGAAGACGGTCAGCGGCCGGGCGCCGCGAAAAACGATCAACAGGAAAAGCGGAGGACATGCCGAAGAAAGACGGCGTCATCGAAATCGAAGGCACCGTGGTGGAGGCGCTGCCGAACGCCATGTTCCGCGTGGAGCTTTCCAACGGGCACAAGGTACTCGCGCACATCTCCGGCAAGATGCGCCAGCACTACATCCGGATCCTTCCGGAAGACCGGGTCGTGGTCGAACTCAGCCCGTATGACCTCTCCCGTGGGCGCATCGTCTACCGCTACAAGTGACACCTCCGTTCCACAAGCCCTGCACCATCAGCCCCCGTCGGAAGCCACGATGAAGGTCAAGCCGAGCGTCAAGAAGATCTGTGACAAGTGCCGAGTGATCCGCCGTAACGGCCGGGTCATGATCATCTGCGACAACGTGCGCCACAAGCAGCGTCAGGGCTGAACCAGCCCCGCAGAAGCACGGCACCACTGCACAGCATCTGAGAAAAACAGCAGCGCACGTCTCTGAGGCACCGGGCGACACGCCCGACCTCGTGGGGCGACACCCCCGGACCACCGGGCCGGGGACCCCTCAGCTCCATCAGGGGGAATGCCGCTGCTCCACACCCGGTACGAGCAGAGAAGAGAACTCCTGCAATGGCACGTCTCGTCGGAGTCGACCTCCCGCGCGAAAAGCGTCTCGAGGTCGCCCTCACCTACATCTTCGGCGTCGGCAAGACCCGCGCCAAGGAGACGCTCGCGGCCACCGGCCTGAGCGCCGACCTCCGTGTGCGCGAGCTCAGCGAAGAAGACCTCGTCAGCCTGCGCGACTTCCTCGAGGGCAACTTCAAGCTCGAGGGTGACCTGCGCCGCGAGGTTGCCGCCGACATCCGCCGCAAGGTCGAGATCGGCTGCTACGAGGGCCTGCGTCACCGTCGCGGCCTGCCGGTCCGCGGTCAGCGCACCAAGACCAACGCTCGTACCCGCAAGGGCCCGAAGCGCACCGTTGCCGGTAAGAAGAAGGCCGGCAAGAAGTAGTCCGCTCCACCCTCTGACCAAGGGTCCGGAGTACGGACCGACGACCTCCCAGGAAGTAGCTTTTAGATGCCTCCCAAGTCACGCCAGGCCTCTGCGTCGCGTAAGCCGCGTCGCAAGGAAAAGAAGAACGTCGCCCACGGCCACGCTCACATCAAGAGCACGTTCAACAACACGATCGTGTCGATCACCGACCCGGTCGGCAACGTGATCGCGTGGGCGTCCTCCGGCCAGGTCGGCTTCAAGGGCTCGCGTAAGTCCACGCCGTTCGCCGCGCAGATGGCCGCCGAGGCCGCCGCGCGTCGCGCCCAGGAGCACGGCATGCGCAAGGTCGACGTCTTCGTGAAGGGCCCGGGCTCGGGCCGCGAGACCGCGATCCGCTCCCTCCAGGCCACCGGCCTCGAGGTCGGCTCGATCCAGGACGTCACGCCGACCCCGCACAACGGCTGCCGCCCGCCGAAGCGCCGCCGCGTCTAATGCTTTTCGGGCCTCCCGGGGTGACCCGGGAGGCCCACCCGCCGGTTGACATGGAATCGGTGGGTCACCCCCAGCAGGCGTCATATAGCGGTCGCCTGTAGCGAAAGGGAAAACGAACAGTGCTTATCGCACAGCGCCCCATCCTCGCCGAGGAGGCTGTCTCCGAGCACCGCTCCCGGTTCGTCATCGAGCCGCTGGAGCCGGGTTTCGGCTACACCCTCGGTAACTCGCTCCGTCGCACCCTGCTCTCGAGCATCCCGGGCGCGTCGGTCACCAGCATCCGTATCGACGGCGTGCTGCACGAGTTCACCACCGTGCCCGGTGTCAAGGAAGACGTCACCGAGCTCATCCTCAACATCAAGCGTCTCGTCGTCTCCTCGGAGCACGACGAGCCGATCGTGATGTACCTGCGCAAGCAGGGTCCGGGCACGGTCACCGCCGCGGACATCGCCCCGCCGGCCGGCGTCGAGGTGCACAACCCCGACCTTCACATCGCCACCCTGAACGCGAAGGGCAAGCTCGAGCTCGAGCTGACCGTCGAGCGCGGTCGTGGCTACGTGTCGGCCAACCAGAACAAGACCGGTGAGCAGGAGATCGGCCGGATCCCGATCGACTCCATCTACTCCCCGGTGCTGAAGGTCACGTACAAGGTCGAGGCGACGCGTGTCGAGCAGCGCACCGACTTCGACCGGCTGATCGTCGACGTCGAGACCAAGCCGTCGATGCAGCCGCGCGACGCCATGGCGAGCGCCGGCAAGACGCTGGTCGAGCTGTTCGGCCTGGCCCGCGAGCTCAACCTCGAGGCCGAGGGCATCGACATGGGCCCGTCCCCGTCGGACGCCGCCCTGGCCGCCGACCTGGCGCTGCCGATCGAGGAGCTCGACCTCACGGTCCGGTCGTACAACTGCCTCAAGCGCGAGGGCATCCACACCGTGGGTGAGCTCGTCGGGCGCAGCGAGGCCGACCTGCTCGACATCCGGAACTTCGGCGCCAAGTCCATCGACGAGGTCAAGGCCAAGCTCCACGGCATGAGCCTCGCGCTGAAGGACAGCCCGCCCGGATTCGACCCCTCGCTCGTCGTCGACAGCTTCGGAGCGGACGACGACATGTCGTTCGCCGAGGACGAGCAGCTCTGACAACCCCCTAGCCCGGCGCGGGATGCGAACCCCGCGCCGGGTGCGCATCTCTAGGAGTTCACCGACATGCCCACGCCCACCAAGGGTCCCCGGCTCGGGGGTGGTCCCGCGCACGAGCGGCTGCTGCTGGCCAACCTCGCGACCCAGCTGTTCACGCACAAGTCCATCACCACCACGCAGACGCGTGCGAAGCGCATGCAGCCGCTGGCTGAGCGCATGATCACGTTCGCGAAGCGCGGTGACCTGTCGGCTCGCCGCCGGGTGCTGCAGACGATCACGGACAAGGGCGTCGTCCACACGCTCTTCACCGAGATCGCTCCGGTGGTGGCCGAGCGCAAGGGCGGCTACACCCGTATCACCAAGATCGGTAACCGCAAGGGCGACAACGCCGCGATGGTCGTCATCGAGCTCGTTCTCGAGCCCGTGACCGCCGCCGCGCGTGAGGCCGAGGCCGCCACCGCTCGTGCGGCCCGCGGCAACACGTCGGCCGCCGAGGCTGCCGCCGCCAAGGCCGAGGACGCCAAGGCCGCCGGCGACGCCGAGGCCGCGGTTGACGCCGCCGCCGAGGCCGAGGCCGCTGCGGAGGCCGAGGGCACCGCTGACGCCAAGGCTGCCGCCGAGGTCGCCGAAGAGGCTGCCGAGGACGCGGTCGAAGGCAAGAAGAAGTAGTTCTCACGCAGCCGAGCCCGTCATCCCCGTTCGGGGGTGGCGGGCTCGTCTCGTTCAGCAGCCTCGACCGCGGAGAAGAACCATTGCTTACGGACGTTGCGGAGCCTGAGGGGCCGGGGTCACCGGAGGCGCCGGGAGGCGGGGTGGGGCCGGAAGGCCCCGACGCGTCCCTCATTTCGCCCTCTGAGCCCTCTGAGGCCTCTGTGCCCGCGAATACCACGAGGGGCGACGTGGTTTCGGAGCCGCTGGTCCGGATCCGGCTCGATCTGGGCTACGACGGAACGGATTTCAGCGGCTGGGCCGCCCAGCCAGGCCGCCGCACGGTGGAGGAGACGATCGCCACCGGCCTGAGCACGATCCTGCGGCTGGGGCGACCGGTGAAGCTGACGGTGGCGGGACGTACGGACGCGGGGGTGCACGCGCGCGGTCAGGTCGCGCACGCGGATGTGCCGGTCGGTGCCTGGGAGCAGATTCCCGGTCGGAGTGACCGCGCCCCGGCTCTGGCGCTGGTGACGCGGCTGGCCGGTGTGCTGCCCGGTGACGTTCGCGTGCACGGGGTTTCGGTTGCGCCCGAAGGGTTCGACGCGAGGTTCTCGGCGGTGCATCGCCGGTACTCCTACCGCGTCAGCGATCACCCGGCCGGGGCGCCGCCCCTACGGCGCCGGGACGTGCTGAGTCATCGGCGCCCTCTCGATGCCTCGGCCATGTCCGAGGCCGCGGGGCGGCTGGTCGGGCTGAAGGACTTCGCGGCGTTCTGCAAGCACCGCGAGGGGGCGACGACGATCCGGACGCTGCTGCGGTACGAGTGGCGGCGCACTCCGGAAGGGCTGCTGGAGGCCACCGTGCTGGCGGACGCGTTCTGCCACTCGATGGTGCGTGCGCTGGTCGGGGCGGTGCTGCCGGTGGGGGAGGGGCGCAAGTCCGTGGAGTGGCCGGCCGAGGTGCTGACGGGGCGCCGTCGGGATCCGCACGTGGCCGTGGTGGCGCCGCACGGGCTGGTGCTGGAGGAGGTCGGGTACCCGGCGGACTCCGAGCTGGCCGGGCGGGCGCGGGAGTCACGCGCGGTGCGGACGCTGCCGTAGCACGCTGCGGCGGGGCGGCCTCGTACCGGCATCGGTGACAACCTCCGGCGGGACTCGAGCGTGCCCGGGTGGGTGGGCCCTGCCCGGAGGCCGAGGTGAAGGCCCGACCGCTTGCCCCTACGTCATGTTCCGTTCACACCAATCAAACCGATCGCGCCTAGGCTGCCTGACCGTGACGACGACGAGGCGTACCTACGCGACGGGGGCCGTGGTTCTCACCGCGGCGACGACACTCACCGGCCTGGGCCTGGTGGCCCCTTCAACGGCTCAGGCGGCCCGGACGGCAGAAGCAGCCTGTACCGGCACCACCACCGCCATCGGCAAGGTCCAGGGCAGCGGCGACACCGCGGCGATCACCGGCACGGTCACCGTGCGCGGTGTCGTGGTCAGCGACAACGAGGGCTCCTCGCCCACGCTGCAGGGTTTCTTCGTGCAGGACGCGGGCGACAGGGACAGGGCCACGTCCGACGGCATCTTCGTCTACGCCCCCGGCCAGAACCAGGTGAAGGTCGGCGACGAGGTCCAGGTCACCGGCAACGCCGCGGAGTACCAGGGGCAGACCCAGGTCACCTCCACCGCCGTCGAGCTGTGCGGCACCGGCAGGTCGGTCAGGCCGACCACCGTGAAGCTGCCCCTCACGAGCGGGAACAGCCTCGAGCGCTACGAGGGCATGCTCGTCCGCCTGCCGCAGAACCTGACCGTGACCGAGCACTACCTGCTGGGCCGCTTCGGCCAGGTCACGGTCTCGTCCAGGGGCCGGCTGACGCAGCCGACCAACGTCTACGCCGCCGCCGACCCGCGCCGCGCGAAGCTGCAGGCCGAGAACGACCTGAACCAGCTGATCATCGACGACGCCCTGAACAACCAGAACGCCGACCCGATCGTCTTCGGCCGCGACGGCAAGCCGCTCAGCGCGAGCAACACCCTGCGCACCGGCGACACCGTGAAGAACGCGACCGGTGTGCTCACATACACCTGGGCGGGTAACGCCGCGAGCCCCAACGCCTGGCGCCTGCGCCCGGTCGGTGCGCTGAACGGGCAGGCGAACTTCAAGGCGGCCAACGCGCGTCCGAAGTCCAGCAGGGTCAAGGGCGACGTCACCGTGGCCAGCAGCAACGTGCTGAACTACTTCAACACCTTCACGGGCTGCACCTACGGTGTGGGTGGCGCGGCCGCCGACTGCCGCGGCGCCGAGAACGCGACCGAGTTCGAGCGCCAGACCGCCAAGGAGGTCGCGGCGCTGAAGAGCCTCGACGCCGACGTGGTCGGGCTGATGGAGATCGAGAACGACGGCTACGGCGCGGACAGCGCGATCGCGGCCCTCACCGACGCGCTGAACGCGGCTACGAAGCCGGGCACCTACGCGTACATCGACGCGGATCAGGCCACCGGCGTCACGAACGTGGCCGGTGACGACGCGATCAAGGTCGGCATGCTCTACCGGCCGGCGAAGGTCACGCCGGTGAGGACGCTGGTGGCCGACGACGACCTGTTCGAGCGGCACCCGCTCTCGGTGACCTTCAAGGACAGGAAGAACGCCAGGGTCAGCGTGGTCGTGAACCACTTCAAGTCGAAGGGCTGCGACGGCGCGACCGGGGCCGACGCCGACCAGAACGACGGCCAGAGCTGCTGGAACGCCCACCGCACGGAGCAGGCCACCGAGCTGGCCACGTGGATCGACTCGACCGTGGTCAAGACCGCCGGCGACAGGGACGTGCTGGTCATCGGTGACCTGAACAGCTACGCCAAGGAAGACCCGATCCAGGCCCTGGCCCGGAGCGGCTACGTCGACATGATCGACAAGGAGATCGGCAGTGAGCAGGCGTACTCGTACGTCTTCGACGGCCAGTCCGGCTACCTCGACCAGGCCCTGGCCAGCTCCTCGCTGAAGAGCCAGGTCAAGGACGTGCAGGACGTGCACATCAACGCCGACGAGCCCTCGGTGCTCGACTACAACACCAATTTCAAGTCGGCCGGCCAGATCACCTCGCTGTACGCGCCCGACCGCTTCCGCACCTCCGACCACGACCCGGTGCTGATCGGGCTGGACCTGCGCAAGTAGGGCCACCACGACCCTGATGGTGGACGTTCCGGTCGAGGTGACCGGGACGTCCACCATTGTGCGGGGTTGCATGAAAACCCGGACGCTCACGAATGGCGGGCGAACGCGGACAGTGCCAATCTCGCCTGCATGAGCAATTCGACCTTTGAGCCCGGCGACTCGGACGAGGTCTACCAGCCCGGTGACGACGGGGCGGACGACACGTACGACCTCGACCAGGCGTTCGGTGACGACGACGTCGACGGCACGGTGTTCGACGCCGGCTACTCGCCGCCCGAGAAGCCGCGGGGGATGACCCGGTTCGGCACCACCGAGCAGGAGGAGCTGGAGGGCGAGAGTCTCGACCAGCGTCTCGCACAGGAGGAGCCCGACCCCAACTTGGCCTCCGACCTCGAGGCGTCGCCCACCGACGAGAACGTCGACTCGGTGGACAACAACCGGGTCGAGGACGAGGACCTCTCGTACGCCGAGGTCGGTGGCGAGCGCGCCGGCCGGCTGGTCGACCCGGACGAGGGTCTCGGCTCCGACGAGGAGAAAGACCTGATCGGGTCGGACGTCGGCATCGACCAGGGGGCCGCGAGCGCCGAAGAGGCAGCGGTCCACGTGATCGACTGATTCTTTAATCAGGAGCATGGGGGCGCCGGTACCGGGCACACTGGCCGGGTGTCCGGTATCGACGTCAACCAGGTCTCCTTCACGCTCCCCGACGGGCGCCCGCTGCTCGACGAGGTCACCTTCAAGGTGCCCGAGGGGGCGGTCGCGGCCCTGATCGGCCCGAACGGCACGGGCAAGACCACCCTGCTGCGCATCCTGGCCGGTGACGCGGCCGCGCAGTCCGGGGCGGCCGTGGTGACCGGCTCGCTCGGCGTGATGCGCCAGTTCATCGGCAGCGTCCGTGACGACACGACGGTGCGCGACCTGCTCGTCTCGGTCGCCCCCGCGCCGGTGCGCAAGGCCGGCCGGGCTCTGGAGAAGTCCGAGCTGGCGATGATGGAGCACGACGACGAGCCCACCCAGATGGCTTACGCGCAGGCCCTTTCCGACTGGGCCGACGCCGGTGGCTACGAGGCCGAGACGGCCTGGGACGTGTGCACGGTCGCGGCGCTCGGGATGCCGTTCGAGAAGGCCCAGTTCCGCAACGCGAACACCCTCTCCGGCGGTGAGCAGAAGCGGCTGGTGCTCGAGACCCTGCTGCGCGGCACCGACGACGTGCTGCTGCTCGACGAGCCCGACAACTACCTCGACGTGCCCGGCAAGCGCTGGCTCGAGCAGCAGCTGGCCCAGACCCGGAAGACGGTTCTGCTGGTCAGCCACGACCGGGAGCTGCTCTCGCACGCGGCCACCCGCATCGTCACGCTGGAGCCGCACGCGGCCGGCGCCAACGCCTGGATCCACGGCGGCGGGTTCGGCACCTACGGCCAGGCCCGCACCGACCGCAACTCCCGCCTCGAGGAGCTGCGGCGGCGCTGGGACGAGGAGCACGCCAAGCTCAAGGCGCTCGTGCTGATGCTGAAGACCAAGTCCACGTTCATGGACTCGATGGCCGCGCAGTACCACGCGGCCCAGACCCGCCTGGCCAAGTTCGAGGAGGCGGGCCCGCCCGAGCTCGTCGCCAACGAGCAGAACGTGACCATGCGGCTCACCGGTGGGCGCACCGGCAAGCGCGCCGTGGTGGCCGAGGACCTCGAGCTGACCGGGCTGATGAAACCGTTCAGCACCGAGCTGTGGTTCGGCGACCGGGTGGCGGTGCTGGGCTCGAACGGTTCCGGCAAGTCGCACTTCCTGCGGCTGCTGGCGGCCGGGGGCAGTGACCCGGACGTGGAGCACCAGCCGGTCGAAGACGGGCCGCTGGCCAGCCCGGGCGCGGTGGAGCACTCGGGCCAGGTCAGGCTGGGGGCGCGGGTGCGGCCGGGCTGGTTCGCGCAGACCCACCAGCACCCGGAGCTGCTCGGCCGGACGCTGCTCGACATCCTGCACCGCGGTGACGGGCACCGGTCCGGCCTGCCCCGCGACGCGGCCAGCAAGGTGCTCGACCGGTACGAGCTCAACACCCAGGCCGAGCAGCGCTTCGAGTCGCTGTCCGGCGGGCAGCAGGCCCGGTTCCAGATCCTGCTCCTGGAGCTCTCAGGCGCCACGCTGCTGCTGCTCGACGAGCCCACCGACAACCTGGACCTGCACTCGGCCGAAGCGCTGGAGAAGGGCCTGGGGGCCTTCGAGGGCACGGTGGTGGCGGTGACCCACGACCGCTGGTTCGCCCGGGAGTTCGACCGGTTCCTGGTGTTCGGCTCGGACGGCCGGGTGTACGAGTCGGACGAACCCGTCTGGGACGAGACCCGGGTGCAGCGCGCTCGCTGAAGTTGCCGCTGTCCTCAGCGTGCTCTCACGGAACGTTCAGCTGACGCCCGTAGTTTGATCACCGTGATCGAGTCCCCGGCCGTCCTCATCGTCAACTCGGCGTCGCGTCGTGGGCAGGAGAACTTCTCCGCCGCCCGCGACCGGCTCGGCGAGCTCGGCGTGGAGCTGATGGCCGCCCATGCCGTCGAAGACCCGAGCACCCTGCCGCGTCTGGTGGGTGACACCATCCGGGCCGGTGCGCGCACCATCGTGCTGGGCGGGGGCGACGGCACCGTGAGTTCGGTGGCGCCGCAGCTGTGCAACACCGGGGTGGTGCTCGGGCTGCTGCCCACCGGCACCGCCAACGACCTGGCGCGCACCCTCGGCCTGCCCACCGACATGGACGGGGCCTGCCAGAACGTGGCCCGGGGCAAGGTGGTCGACGTCGACCTGGGCGTGGTCGGCGACGACCGTTTTCTCAACGTCAGCTCGATCGGCCTGGCCGTGGGCGTCACCGAGCAGCTCAACCCGAAACTCAAGAAGCGGCTCGGGGCGCTGGCCTACCCGATCGCGGCGGTGAAGGCCTACCGCCGGTTCCGGACCTTCTCGGCCACCCTCGAGTTCCCCGACGGCGACCATCCCGACGTCGAGCTCGACGACCTGCTGCAGCTGGCCGTGGCCAACGGCCGGTTCTACGGCGGGGGAGCGGTGGTCGCGCCGGGCGCCGGCATCGACGACCACCTGCTCGACGTCTACGCGATCCCGCGGGGCACGCCGCGTCAGCGCTGGCAGGTGGCGCGGCATTTCGTCAGCGGGGTCTTCACCGAGAGCGACCACGTCTACCACGTCACCACGCGCAACGTCCGGGTCAGCACGGCTCCCGGGCAGGCGATCAACGTCGACGGCGAGCTGTCGGCGCACACGCCCGAGACGTTCGGGGTGATCGAGGGCGGGCTGCGGGTGATCGTGCCCGAAGACGCGTCGGTCGGGGTCGCCGACATCGGTGCGCGGGAGCGCGCACGGCACTGAGAAGCCAACCGCTGCAACGGTGCACGTGGTGGTCGGGTCGACCACCACGTCCACCGTCGTGGGCTCAGGCGAAGAACCGCTCGACCGCCCGGATCTTGTTGACGGCGTCGAGGGCGGCCACCTTGTAGGCCTCGGACAGCGTGGGGTAGTTGAACACCGTGTCGACCAGGTGGTCCACCGTGCCCTCGCAGGTCATGATCGCCTGGCCGAGGTGCACCAGCTCGGTCGCCTGCGACCCGAACACGTGCACCCCCAGCAGCTTTCGGGTGCCGGTGCTGACCAGCAGCTTGAGCATGCCGTAGGAGTCACCGGCGATCTGGCCCCGGGCCAGCTCGCGGTAGCGCGAGATGCCGACCTCGTAGGGCACCGACGACGAGGTCAGGTCGTCCTCGGTCCAGCCGCAGTAGCTGATCTCCGGGATCGTGTAGATGCCGATGGGCTGCATGCTGATCAGGCTGTTCACCGGCTCCGAGAAGGCGTGGTAGGCCGCCAGCCGGCCCTGTTCCATCGAGGTCGCGGCCAGCGCCGGGAAACCGATCACGTCGCCCACCGCGTAGATGTGCTCGACGCTCGTGCGGTAGTGGTCGTCGACCGTGATGCGGCCCCGGTTGTCGGCCTCCAGCCCGGCCGCGGGCAGGTCCAGCGCCTCGGTGGCCCCCTGCCGCCCGGCCGAGTACATCACCGCGTCGGCCGGGATCTTCTTGCCCGAGACCAGGTGCGTCACGGTGCCCCTGGCGTTGTGCTCGACCGAGGCCACCTTCTCGCCGAACCGGAACGTCACCGACAGGTCGCGCAGGTGGAACTTCAGCGACTCCACGATCTCGTCGTCGCAGAAACCGAGCATGCGGTCGTTCTGCTCGACTACGGTGACCTTGCAGCCGACGGCCGCGAACATCGACGCGTACTCGATGCCGATCACCCCGGCGCCGACCACCACCATCGAGCGCGGCAGCACGTCGAGGTGCAGGATCCCGTCGGAGTCGATGACCTTCTTGCCGTCGAACTCGACCGTGGCGGGCCGGGCCGGCGTGGTGCCGGTGGCGATCACGACGAACTCCGCGGTGACCGACCGGGCCCCGGCCGGGCCGCCCTCGACCAGCACGGTGTGCGCGTCGGTGAAGCGGCCGGTGCCGTGCAGCAGGTCGACCGCGTTGCGGTTGAGCTGACTGCGGATGACCTCGATCTCGCGCCCGATCACGTGCTGGGTGCGGGCCAGCAGGTCTTCCAGGGTGATGTCCTGCTTCACCCGGTAGTTCTGGCCGTACATGTCGCGCTGGTAGGTGCCCGTGAGATACAGCACGGCCTCGCGCAGCGTCTTCGACGGGATCGTGCCGGTGTTGATGCACACCCCGCCGACCATGTCGCCGCGTTCCACCACGGCCGCGCGTCGGCCCAGCTTGGCCGCGGCGATCGCGGCCTTCTGCCCTCCCGGCCCGGAGCCGATGACCAGCAGGTCGTAGTCGTACTGCTGCTCCGCCATGATGTTTCTCCCCGTGTTCATGTGCCGGCGGGTGGTTCATCGGCGGCTGTCACGTGATGGTTGAAGCACGGCCGGGCCCTCGTGGGCGCCGCGCGGCGCGACTCCGCGTTTTGACCCTCCGGAAGCCGCCCGGTAATGTGTTTTCTCGTTGTGTGACCCGTCCGTCATGTCGAGCCTAGTTGGTGCGTGGCACGTCGGGTGCGGAGCAGCGACCATCCGGAAACCTGGATCGGCGTGCTGTCCGTGGCACATGAAAATGTCGACCCGAATGCTCTGATCAGAACGAGGCTGCGACCGTGCGTACGTTTACCCCCAAGCCCGGTGACATCGAGCGCCGCTGGCACGTCATTGACGCGTCCGACGTCGTGCTCGGCCGGCTCGCTACGCAGGCAGCTGTACTCCTGCGGGGCAAGCACAAGCCGACCTTCGCTCCTCACGTCGACACCGGCGACTTCGTCATCATCATCAATGCCGACAAGGTCGCCCTGACCGGCAACAAGCGCGAGCAGAAGAAGGCCTACCGCCACTCGGGTTACCCGGGCGGTCTCCGCTCGGTCACCTACACCGAGCTGCTGGACAAGAACCCCCAGCGCGCCGTCGAGAAGGCCGTCCGCGGCATGCTGCCGAAGAACTCCCTCGGCCGCGAGGTGCTCGGCAAGCTCAAGGTCTACGCCGGCCCGGAGCACCCCCACGCCGCGCAGCAGCCCGTCCCCTTCGAGATCACCCAGATCGCGCAGTAGTTCTGCG
This genomic interval carries:
- the infA gene encoding translation initiation factor IF-1 — encoded protein: MPKKDGVIEIEGTVVEALPNAMFRVELSNGHKVLAHISGKMRQHYIRILPEDRVVVELSPYDLSRGRIVYRYK
- the rpsK gene encoding 30S ribosomal protein S11, whose amino-acid sequence is MPPKSRQASASRKPRRKEKKNVAHGHAHIKSTFNNTIVSITDPVGNVIAWASSGQVGFKGSRKSTPFAAQMAAEAAARRAQEHGMRKVDVFVKGPGSGRETAIRSLQATGLEVGSIQDVTPTPHNGCRPPKRRRV
- the rpmJ gene encoding 50S ribosomal protein L36, whose protein sequence is MKVKPSVKKICDKCRVIRRNGRVMIICDNVRHKQRQG
- the rplQ gene encoding 50S ribosomal protein L17 produces the protein MPTPTKGPRLGGGPAHERLLLANLATQLFTHKSITTTQTRAKRMQPLAERMITFAKRGDLSARRRVLQTITDKGVVHTLFTEIAPVVAERKGGYTRITKIGNRKGDNAAMVVIELVLEPVTAAAREAEAATARAARGNTSAAEAAAAKAEDAKAAGDAEAAVDAAAEAEAAAEAEGTADAKAAAEVAEEAAEDAVEGKKK
- a CDS encoding DNA-directed RNA polymerase subunit alpha; the protein is MLIAQRPILAEEAVSEHRSRFVIEPLEPGFGYTLGNSLRRTLLSSIPGASVTSIRIDGVLHEFTTVPGVKEDVTELILNIKRLVVSSEHDEPIVMYLRKQGPGTVTAADIAPPAGVEVHNPDLHIATLNAKGKLELELTVERGRGYVSANQNKTGEQEIGRIPIDSIYSPVLKVTYKVEATRVEQRTDFDRLIVDVETKPSMQPRDAMASAGKTLVELFGLARELNLEAEGIDMGPSPSDAALAADLALPIEELDLTVRSYNCLKREGIHTVGELVGRSEADLLDIRNFGAKSIDEVKAKLHGMSLALKDSPPGFDPSLVVDSFGADDDMSFAEDEQL
- a CDS encoding ExeM/NucH family extracellular endonuclease; the protein is MTTTRRTYATGAVVLTAATTLTGLGLVAPSTAQAARTAEAACTGTTTAIGKVQGSGDTAAITGTVTVRGVVVSDNEGSSPTLQGFFVQDAGDRDRATSDGIFVYAPGQNQVKVGDEVQVTGNAAEYQGQTQVTSTAVELCGTGRSVRPTTVKLPLTSGNSLERYEGMLVRLPQNLTVTEHYLLGRFGQVTVSSRGRLTQPTNVYAAADPRRAKLQAENDLNQLIIDDALNNQNADPIVFGRDGKPLSASNTLRTGDTVKNATGVLTYTWAGNAASPNAWRLRPVGALNGQANFKAANARPKSSRVKGDVTVASSNVLNYFNTFTGCTYGVGGAAADCRGAENATEFERQTAKEVAALKSLDADVVGLMEIENDGYGADSAIAALTDALNAATKPGTYAYIDADQATGVTNVAGDDAIKVGMLYRPAKVTPVRTLVADDDLFERHPLSVTFKDRKNARVSVVVNHFKSKGCDGATGADADQNDGQSCWNAHRTEQATELATWIDSTVVKTAGDRDVLVIGDLNSYAKEDPIQALARSGYVDMIDKEIGSEQAYSYVFDGQSGYLDQALASSSLKSQVKDVQDVHINADEPSVLDYNTNFKSAGQITSLYAPDRFRTSDHDPVLIGLDLRK
- a CDS encoding DUF5709 domain-containing protein translates to MSNSTFEPGDSDEVYQPGDDGADDTYDLDQAFGDDDVDGTVFDAGYSPPEKPRGMTRFGTTEQEELEGESLDQRLAQEEPDPNLASDLEASPTDENVDSVDNNRVEDEDLSYAEVGGERAGRLVDPDEGLGSDEEKDLIGSDVGIDQGAASAEEAAVHVID
- the truA gene encoding tRNA pseudouridine(38-40) synthase TruA, which translates into the protein MVSEPLVRIRLDLGYDGTDFSGWAAQPGRRTVEETIATGLSTILRLGRPVKLTVAGRTDAGVHARGQVAHADVPVGAWEQIPGRSDRAPALALVTRLAGVLPGDVRVHGVSVAPEGFDARFSAVHRRYSYRVSDHPAGAPPLRRRDVLSHRRPLDASAMSEAAGRLVGLKDFAAFCKHREGATTIRTLLRYEWRRTPEGLLEATVLADAFCHSMVRALVGAVLPVGEGRKSVEWPAEVLTGRRRDPHVAVVAPHGLVLEEVGYPADSELAGRARESRAVRTLP
- the rpsM gene encoding 30S ribosomal protein S13, with translation MARLVGVDLPREKRLEVALTYIFGVGKTRAKETLAATGLSADLRVRELSEEDLVSLRDFLEGNFKLEGDLRREVAADIRRKVEIGCYEGLRHRRGLPVRGQRTKTNARTRKGPKRTVAGKKKAGKK
- the map gene encoding type I methionyl aminopeptidase yields the protein MLGRDRIQYKTPEQVLLMRAAGLIVADALDAVRNALAPGLTTGDLDRIANELITGRGATPSFLNYGRPPYPATLCVSVNDEVVHGIPGARVLRAGDVISVDCGAILEGWHGDSAFTAVVPGPSEKSDEQTKADQDLIDTTEESMWRGIAAIAAGERLNAVGIAVEDFVGDRFGLVEDYGGHGIGTEMHQEPHVLNYRTRDRGPKLKPGICLAIEPMLTAGDPETKVLADDWTVATIDGGNAAHWEHSVALLDDGLWVLTARDGGVAKLAELGAKVSQRAL